One Brevibacterium spongiae DNA segment encodes these proteins:
- the pabB gene encoding aminodeoxychorismate synthase component I — MIRTLLIDNADSFTLNLFHLLAEVNECAPTLVPNDWAELDVSVLDEFDNVVISPGPGTPEKSADFGICAEVIEHSPIPVLGVCLGHQGIAHVHGGEVVHAPEPRHGRVSAIRHTGTGLFAGVPSPFSAVRYHSLAVTELPVCLEATAWSEDGVVQALRHRTRPQWGVQFHPESIASDQARALLRNFVALTVEWNGQNRVRPAGLGRGADDAFHFDVPAGTSTEITPLQPATDIPAPRRRYVLDTDELPQTVPDARLFAEFFGSEPEVVWLDGNLPGNASSRFSIMGAPTGPLSKIATASVPDGTVTVQTSEAVRSGIGSREESGEQAVVIETSAFFDWLEAELASTQVELAVTEAALTSTGEDAPELPFEFRLGWVGYLGYELKAEDGSPNKHESDLPDAVMMFLDRALVIDHDTDRIYLLGLREPDDPTGLNATKRWFDQMRARITSIPTDELNNIDNQRATSAKIDTTNQTERHHPTLSARHSQHDYLDLIDQVQQKITDGETYEVCLTNMLEGTANPHETPLDMYLRLRDDNPTPFGAFIRTREAAILSTSPERFLRIRADGRVESKPIKGTRPRGATPTEDEAIKAELAASVKDRSENLMIVDLVRHDLGHTGELGSVQVDTLFGIESYATVHQMVSTVSSRLAEAASPVACVRAAFPPGSMTGAPKLRTMSLIDELEAGARGIYSGAVGYFSLDGAVDLSVVIRTLVVSDETLRYGVGGAIVALSDSDEEYAETVVKAAPLLRLLGGAEFPGATLYSAEADQELISVIPAEVTQTLGTDVAERTGGAEA, encoded by the coding sequence GTGATCCGCACTCTGCTCATCGACAACGCTGATTCGTTCACGCTCAATCTTTTTCACCTCCTCGCCGAGGTGAACGAGTGCGCTCCGACGCTTGTGCCCAATGATTGGGCCGAGCTCGATGTGAGTGTGCTCGACGAGTTCGACAACGTCGTCATCTCGCCTGGGCCAGGAACACCGGAGAAGTCGGCCGACTTCGGCATCTGTGCCGAGGTCATCGAGCACTCGCCGATTCCCGTTCTTGGCGTATGCCTCGGCCACCAGGGGATCGCCCATGTGCACGGGGGAGAGGTGGTACATGCGCCGGAGCCCCGGCACGGCCGAGTCTCTGCGATTCGCCATACTGGGACCGGGCTGTTCGCCGGTGTTCCGTCGCCTTTCTCCGCTGTGCGTTATCACTCGCTCGCGGTGACAGAGTTGCCCGTTTGCCTGGAGGCGACCGCGTGGTCCGAAGACGGGGTCGTCCAGGCACTGCGGCATCGAACCAGACCGCAATGGGGAGTTCAGTTTCATCCGGAATCGATCGCTTCGGACCAGGCTCGGGCACTATTGCGGAACTTCGTGGCGTTGACCGTGGAATGGAATGGCCAAAATAGGGTGAGGCCCGCCGGTCTTGGCCGAGGTGCCGATGACGCTTTTCATTTTGACGTCCCCGCGGGGACGTCTACAGAGATCACTCCGCTTCAGCCGGCCACCGATATCCCTGCCCCACGGCGCCGATACGTCCTCGACACCGATGAACTTCCGCAGACGGTCCCCGACGCCCGTCTTTTCGCCGAGTTCTTCGGTAGCGAGCCCGAGGTTGTGTGGCTCGACGGGAACCTGCCTGGCAATGCCTCCTCGAGGTTCTCGATCATGGGCGCACCGACAGGTCCGCTGAGTAAAATCGCGACCGCCTCAGTGCCGGACGGAACGGTCACGGTCCAAACGAGCGAAGCGGTCCGCTCTGGCATCGGATCTCGCGAAGAATCGGGCGAACAGGCCGTCGTCATAGAAACCTCTGCCTTCTTCGACTGGCTCGAAGCCGAGCTCGCCAGCACGCAGGTCGAACTCGCCGTGACTGAAGCTGCGCTCACTTCCACAGGAGAGGACGCCCCCGAACTGCCGTTCGAGTTCCGGCTCGGATGGGTCGGCTACCTCGGCTATGAACTCAAGGCTGAGGACGGATCGCCGAACAAGCATGAGTCCGACCTGCCCGATGCAGTGATGATGTTCCTCGACCGTGCTCTCGTTATCGACCACGACACCGACCGCATCTACCTCCTGGGGCTGCGCGAACCCGACGACCCCACTGGCCTCAATGCGACCAAACGATGGTTCGACCAGATGCGAGCACGGATAACATCGATCCCCACCGACGAACTCAACAATATAGACAACCAGAGAGCCACCTCGGCGAAGATTGACACCACAAACCAAACTGAACGACACCACCCAACCTTGTCGGCTCGCCACAGCCAGCACGACTACCTCGACCTCATCGATCAGGTGCAGCAGAAGATCACCGACGGCGAGACCTATGAGGTGTGCCTGACAAACATGCTCGAGGGCACCGCCAACCCGCACGAAACTCCGCTGGATATGTATCTGCGGCTGCGTGATGACAATCCGACGCCGTTCGGGGCATTCATCCGCACACGCGAGGCGGCGATTCTCAGCACGTCGCCGGAGCGGTTTCTGCGTATCCGTGCCGACGGTCGGGTCGAGTCGAAACCGATCAAGGGCACTCGCCCCAGGGGAGCGACACCGACCGAGGACGAAGCGATCAAGGCTGAACTGGCCGCCTCGGTGAAGGATCGGTCGGAGAATCTCATGATCGTCGATCTCGTGCGGCACGATCTCGGGCACACGGGCGAGCTGGGATCTGTGCAGGTGGACACGCTGTTCGGGATCGAGTCGTATGCGACGGTGCATCAGATGGTCTCGACGGTGAGCTCGCGGTTGGCCGAGGCCGCCAGCCCGGTGGCGTGTGTGCGGGCGGCGTTCCCGCCAGGGTCGATGACCGGGGCGCCCAAGCTGCGGACGATGTCTCTCATCGATGAGCTCGAGGCCGGAGCGCGTGGGATCTACAGCGGTGCGGTCGGGTACTTTTCGTTGGATGGTGCCGTCGATCTCAGCGTCGTCATCCGCACGCTTGTGGTCAGTGACGAGACGCTGCGGTATGGGGTCGGTGGAGCGATCGTCGCGCTCTCCGATTCCGACGAGGAGTATGCCGAGACCGTGGTGAAGGCGGCGCCATTGTTGAGGTTGCTCGGCGGGGCGGAGTTCCCTGGCGCGACCCTGTATTCTGCTGAGGCCGATCAGGAACTCATTTCAGTGATCCCCGCCGAGGTGACCCAAACTCTCGGCACTGATGTTGCCGAACGTACGGGCGGAGCTGAAGCATGA
- a CDS encoding phenylalanine--tRNA ligase subunit alpha: MTDQLDPLDESAVKQAVDAALQAFADATTLDDLKQAKIDHTGDKAPLALANRAIGSLDKADKAAAGKIVGKSRGQVKQAHDARLAELEAERDAAVLIEEAIDVTLPTDRRRLGARHPLSLIQEQAADYFVGLGWEIAEGPEIESEWLNFDSLNFGPDHPARQMQDTFFVEPPEAGLVLRTHTSPVQSRSLLERGVPLYIVCPGKTFRTDELDATHTPVFHQIEGIAIDKGLTMANLQGTLDGFAREMFGPESKTRLRPSFFPFTEPSAEMDFWFPNKVGGPGWIEWGGCGMVHPNVLRAAGIDPDVYQGFAFGMGIERTLMLREGINDMHDMVEGDVRFSARFGMKA; this comes from the coding sequence ATGACAGACCAACTCGACCCCTTGGACGAGTCGGCCGTGAAGCAGGCCGTCGACGCGGCCCTGCAGGCATTCGCGGACGCGACCACACTCGACGACCTCAAGCAGGCGAAGATCGACCACACCGGTGACAAGGCCCCGTTGGCACTCGCCAACCGGGCCATCGGCTCACTCGACAAGGCCGATAAGGCCGCCGCCGGCAAGATCGTCGGCAAGTCCAGGGGACAGGTCAAGCAGGCCCACGACGCACGCCTGGCCGAGCTCGAAGCCGAACGTGATGCCGCGGTCCTCATCGAAGAGGCCATCGACGTCACCCTGCCCACGGATCGTCGCCGCCTCGGCGCTCGCCATCCGTTGAGCCTCATCCAGGAACAGGCCGCGGACTACTTCGTCGGCCTCGGCTGGGAGATCGCCGAAGGCCCCGAGATCGAATCCGAGTGGCTGAACTTCGACTCGCTCAACTTCGGCCCCGACCATCCTGCGCGCCAGATGCAGGACACCTTCTTCGTCGAGCCCCCGGAGGCCGGCCTCGTCCTGCGCACCCACACCTCGCCGGTGCAGTCACGCTCACTCCTCGAGCGCGGCGTGCCGCTCTATATCGTGTGCCCGGGCAAGACCTTCCGCACCGATGAGCTCGACGCCACGCACACCCCGGTCTTCCACCAGATCGAAGGCATCGCCATCGACAAGGGCCTGACCATGGCGAACCTGCAGGGCACCCTCGACGGCTTCGCCCGCGAGATGTTCGGCCCTGAGTCGAAGACCCGGCTGCGCCCGAGCTTCTTCCCGTTCACCGAACCGAGCGCGGAGATGGACTTCTGGTTCCCCAACAAGGTCGGCGGCCCCGGCTGGATCGAATGGGGCGGCTGCGGCATGGTCCACCCCAATGTGCTGCGCGCCGCCGGCATCGACCCCGACGTCTACCAGGGCTTCGCCTTCGGCATGGGCATCGAGCGCACCCTGATGCTGCGCGAGGGAATCAACGATATGCATGACATGGTCGAAGGCGATGTGCGCTTCTCGGCCCGTTTCGGAATGAAGGCTTGA
- a CDS encoding SDR family NAD(P)-dependent oxidoreductase: MSEKLPYGTTLPTGETAPEATAVPAETIALITGGARGIGRHLSEAFATAGYHVIVTATSASSAEDAADEIGEATGGAVTGVGLRTDDIAAVKALRESVNAVEAETGRRLQVLINNAGRIETTEGPLWDADPESIKSVVDANVLGVALMVNIFAPVLIGAASATGRPSRIIDLNSGSGAKGTPAYAVYSASKAALFRIADSVVHFGHDKGLRIFEMAPGVVETAMTKSMPVHDFRQGDDWTSPEQVIGLAVALASGTLDAFTGRYVRAGADSEESLLAEAAELEESTRRMVLG; encoded by the coding sequence ATGTCCGAGAAGCTGCCCTACGGAACCACCTTGCCCACCGGCGAGACCGCACCTGAGGCCACCGCAGTCCCGGCGGAGACGATCGCACTCATCACCGGCGGTGCCCGCGGAATCGGACGTCACCTGTCGGAGGCGTTCGCGACGGCCGGGTATCACGTGATCGTCACGGCAACCTCGGCGAGCAGTGCTGAGGACGCGGCCGACGAGATCGGCGAGGCGACTGGGGGAGCGGTCACCGGGGTCGGGTTGCGCACCGACGATATCGCCGCGGTGAAGGCTCTGCGTGAGTCCGTGAACGCGGTCGAGGCCGAGACCGGACGGCGCCTGCAGGTGCTGATCAACAATGCCGGGCGCATCGAGACGACCGAGGGGCCGCTGTGGGACGCGGATCCGGAGAGCATCAAGTCCGTCGTCGACGCGAACGTGCTCGGCGTCGCGCTCATGGTCAATATCTTCGCCCCGGTGCTCATCGGCGCAGCCTCGGCGACGGGCCGTCCCAGCCGGATCATCGACCTCAATTCGGGATCGGGAGCGAAGGGCACACCTGCGTATGCCGTGTACTCGGCGTCGAAGGCGGCGCTGTTCCGCATCGCCGATTCCGTTGTTCACTTCGGCCACGACAAGGGACTGCGGATCTTCGAGATGGCACCCGGTGTCGTCGAGACCGCGATGACGAAGTCAATGCCCGTCCACGACTTCCGACAGGGCGACGACTGGACGAGCCCAGAGCAGGTAATCGGTCTTGCTGTGGCCTTGGCCTCAGGAACGTTGGATGCGTTCACCGGACGATACGTCCGTGCGGGTGCGGACTCGGAAGAGTCGTTGCTCGCCGAGGCAGCTGAGCTCGAGGAGTCGACTCGACGGATGGTGCTCGGCTGA
- the pheT gene encoding phenylalanine--tRNA ligase subunit beta, whose product MRVPLNWLADYVDLPHDTDPHALAAEFAAVGLEEEDFFGPEITGPLVVGRVLELVKEEHSNGKTINWCRVDVGPEHNEAADNPKDPQPGEERPSRGIICGAHNFEAGDLIVACLPGAVLPGDFAIAARKTYGHISDGMICSAKELGLGEDHSGIIVLKDLGLTGEPGDDAIALLGLDQVTLDVNVTPDRGYQLSMRGIAREYAQMKGQSFTDIGSAEVAPTNAATDDGFPVSIEDSNPINEVAGCDQFTAVQVTGLDPQAKTPFWMQRRLQQAGMRPISLTVDVTNYVMLELGQPLHAYDTALLGDEIVVRRATAGEKFTTLDDVERKLDPEDLLITDRGAGASGKGGKIIGLAGVMGGADVEVNDQTTDIVIEAAHFDPISIARTSRRHKLSSEASRRFERGVDPKLGPVAARRCADLLVELGGGTLSPATTQIGQAPEPTVLDLKVARVASLVGIDYSVAEVTALLEGIGATVSAKEDETVSVTVPSWRTDITDDVDLVEEVARTGGYDRIPSVQPAARAGNGLTTAQKTRRRISNLLAADGFTEVLSYPFTNDKRDDQLRLEADDVRRKHVRLANPMSEDLPLMRTNLLSTLVELVVRNQGRGAKDVALFEAGLVSTSAGLPEGPGPRHLPGYHPSDDELEKIYASVPAQPYHYAGIISGNAELPGVWGKGRKAEATDVIDTVRRIASVNGLEVTVEADQIAPWHPGRAAKFVLADGQVFGHAGELHPKVCENLGLPARTVAFEIDLDALLAQEDLRAWDGALSTYPVSRQDVALIVDAELPTQTLAATLREGAGEELELLETFDLYTGDQLPEGKKSLAFRLTFRAPDRTLKADEASAMREAATALAAERHGAEVRS is encoded by the coding sequence ATGCGCGTCCCACTGAACTGGCTGGCCGACTATGTCGATCTGCCTCATGACACCGACCCCCATGCCCTCGCCGCCGAATTCGCGGCCGTCGGCCTCGAGGAAGAGGACTTCTTCGGTCCTGAGATCACCGGCCCCCTCGTCGTCGGACGCGTGCTCGAACTGGTCAAGGAAGAGCACTCGAACGGCAAGACCATCAACTGGTGCCGCGTCGACGTCGGACCCGAACACAACGAAGCTGCCGACAACCCGAAGGACCCGCAGCCCGGCGAGGAGCGACCCAGCCGCGGCATCATCTGCGGTGCTCATAACTTCGAAGCCGGTGACCTCATCGTCGCCTGCCTGCCCGGAGCAGTCTTGCCCGGTGACTTCGCGATCGCAGCTCGGAAGACCTACGGGCACATCTCCGACGGTATGATCTGCTCGGCCAAGGAGCTCGGCCTCGGCGAGGACCATTCCGGCATCATCGTGCTGAAGGACCTCGGCCTGACCGGTGAGCCCGGCGATGACGCGATCGCCCTGCTCGGCCTCGACCAGGTCACCCTCGACGTCAACGTCACCCCCGACCGCGGCTACCAGCTGTCGATGCGCGGCATCGCCCGTGAATATGCGCAGATGAAGGGCCAGTCCTTCACCGATATCGGATCCGCCGAGGTGGCACCCACCAACGCTGCCACCGACGATGGTTTCCCGGTGTCGATCGAGGATTCGAACCCCATCAACGAGGTGGCCGGCTGTGACCAGTTCACCGCCGTTCAGGTCACCGGTCTGGACCCTCAGGCGAAGACTCCGTTCTGGATGCAGCGTCGCCTGCAGCAGGCGGGAATGCGCCCGATCAGCCTGACCGTCGACGTCACGAACTACGTCATGCTCGAACTCGGGCAGCCGCTGCACGCTTATGACACCGCGCTGCTCGGTGACGAGATCGTCGTCCGTCGTGCCACCGCCGGTGAGAAGTTCACGACCCTCGACGATGTCGAGCGAAAGCTTGACCCCGAGGATCTGCTCATCACCGACCGCGGTGCCGGTGCCAGCGGCAAGGGCGGGAAGATCATCGGCCTGGCCGGAGTCATGGGCGGCGCAGACGTCGAGGTCAACGACCAGACGACCGACATCGTCATCGAGGCCGCACACTTCGACCCGATCTCCATCGCCCGCACCTCGCGTCGTCACAAGCTGTCTTCGGAGGCTTCGCGTCGTTTCGAGCGCGGCGTCGACCCGAAGCTCGGGCCTGTGGCCGCACGTCGCTGCGCGGACCTGCTCGTCGAACTCGGCGGCGGAACGCTCAGCCCGGCGACCACACAGATCGGGCAGGCTCCCGAACCGACCGTGCTCGACCTCAAGGTTGCCCGTGTCGCGTCGTTGGTCGGCATCGATTATTCGGTCGCCGAGGTGACCGCCCTGCTCGAGGGCATCGGTGCGACCGTGTCGGCTAAGGAAGATGAGACCGTGTCCGTGACCGTGCCCAGCTGGCGCACGGACATCACCGACGACGTCGACCTCGTCGAAGAAGTCGCCCGCACCGGCGGCTACGACCGGATTCCATCCGTCCAGCCCGCCGCTCGTGCCGGCAACGGACTGACTACCGCGCAGAAGACGCGTCGGAGGATCTCGAACCTGCTGGCCGCCGACGGGTTCACCGAGGTGCTGTCCTACCCGTTCACGAACGACAAGCGGGATGACCAGCTGCGTCTGGAAGCCGACGATGTGCGGCGCAAGCACGTGCGTCTGGCCAACCCGATGTCCGAAGATCTGCCGCTCATGCGCACGAACCTGCTCTCGACTCTCGTCGAGCTTGTGGTACGCAACCAGGGCCGCGGGGCCAAGGATGTTGCGCTCTTCGAGGCCGGACTCGTGTCCACCTCGGCGGGACTGCCCGAAGGACCAGGACCGCGTCACCTGCCGGGCTACCACCCGAGCGATGACGAGCTCGAGAAGATCTACGCCTCGGTGCCGGCCCAGCCGTACCACTACGCGGGGATCATCTCCGGCAATGCGGAGCTGCCCGGCGTCTGGGGCAAGGGTCGGAAGGCCGAGGCCACCGATGTCATCGACACCGTGCGCAGGATCGCCTCCGTCAACGGACTCGAGGTCACCGTCGAGGCCGACCAGATTGCCCCGTGGCATCCGGGTCGGGCCGCGAAGTTCGTCCTCGCCGACGGGCAGGTCTTCGGCCATGCCGGTGAGCTGCACCCGAAGGTGTGCGAGAACCTCGGCCTGCCGGCCCGGACCGTCGCCTTCGAGATCGACCTCGATGCGCTGTTGGCTCAGGAGGATCTGCGCGCCTGGGACGGTGCGCTGTCGACCTACCCGGTATCGCGTCAGGATGTCGCGCTCATCGTCGATGCCGAACTGCCCACGCAGACTCTGGCCGCGACTCTGCGCGAAGGTGCAGGGGAGGAGCTCGAACTGCTCGAGACCTTCGACCTCTACACCGGCGACCAGCTGCCGGAGGGCAAGAAGTCCCTGGCGTTCCGGTTGACGTTCCGGGCACCGGATCGCACGCTCAAGGCCGATGAAGCCTCGGCCATGCGTGAGGCCGCCACCGCCTTGGCCGCCGAACGTCACGGCGCCGAAGTCCGCAGCTGA
- a CDS encoding acetolactate synthase large subunit: MSTQRASDVMVRALENEGVERIFGIPGEENIDFLDSLRQSSIEFVLTRHEQAAAFMAATYGRLTGKPGVCMTTLGPGALNLATGAAYAHLGGMPVIMITGQKGIRTAEQAAFQMVNTVATMDPLTKSSRQITSAAMIPTMVREAFRVAQAERPGPVHLELPEDIAGLPVEAFELIEPHTNGRPVASETAIANAANVIREAKAPLLMLGADASRSDCSDSLSAFVAGMRIPYVTTQMGKGSVSGSSELYVGTAALTDRDYVHDAIEAADVIVTIGHDTTEKPPFTMGDYGPTVVHVGYRSAVVEQVYFPQFEVIGDLGPSLDRLAEVLGGPVPTAEAILPMRDDILIKIHEGADEDRFIPQRIVQEVRDVMPVDGIVALDNGMYKIWFARNYRTTRANTLLLDNALATMGAGLPSAIGAKLSYPERRVMAVVGDGGFMMNSQEMETAVRLGLDLVVLILEDDAYGMIRWKQEADGMPDFGLTFNNPDFVKYAESYGATGTRVETVDGISDALENAFAAGGVHVVVVPIDYSENKRVLIDELGKR; the protein is encoded by the coding sequence ATGAGCACTCAACGCGCATCCGATGTCATGGTCAGGGCCCTGGAGAACGAGGGCGTCGAACGCATCTTCGGCATCCCCGGCGAGGAGAACATCGACTTCCTCGATTCCCTACGGCAGTCCTCGATCGAATTCGTCCTCACCCGGCACGAGCAGGCCGCCGCGTTCATGGCCGCCACCTACGGGCGGCTGACCGGCAAGCCGGGAGTGTGCATGACGACGCTGGGCCCGGGCGCGCTCAATCTCGCGACCGGCGCCGCGTACGCCCACCTCGGCGGGATGCCGGTGATCATGATCACCGGTCAGAAGGGCATTCGCACGGCCGAGCAGGCGGCGTTCCAGATGGTCAACACGGTGGCGACGATGGATCCGCTGACGAAGTCGAGCCGGCAGATCACCTCGGCGGCGATGATTCCGACCATGGTGCGCGAGGCTTTCCGCGTCGCTCAGGCCGAACGTCCCGGACCTGTCCATCTCGAGCTGCCCGAGGATATTGCGGGTCTGCCCGTTGAGGCGTTCGAGCTCATCGAACCGCATACGAACGGTCGTCCTGTGGCCAGTGAGACGGCGATCGCGAACGCGGCGAACGTCATTCGGGAAGCCAAGGCGCCGCTGCTCATGCTCGGCGCGGATGCGTCGCGCTCCGACTGCAGCGATTCGCTCTCGGCCTTCGTCGCCGGGATGCGCATCCCCTACGTCACCACGCAGATGGGCAAGGGATCGGTGTCGGGATCCTCGGAGCTCTACGTCGGCACGGCGGCGCTGACCGACCGTGACTATGTCCACGACGCGATCGAGGCCGCCGATGTCATCGTCACCATCGGCCACGACACGACGGAGAAGCCGCCGTTCACGATGGGCGACTACGGCCCGACCGTCGTCCACGTCGGCTACCGTTCAGCGGTGGTCGAGCAGGTGTATTTCCCGCAGTTCGAGGTCATCGGTGACCTGGGTCCGTCCCTGGACAGACTCGCCGAGGTGCTCGGTGGTCCCGTGCCCACCGCCGAGGCGATCCTGCCGATGCGTGATGACATCCTCATCAAGATCCACGAAGGAGCTGATGAGGATCGGTTCATCCCACAGCGGATCGTCCAGGAGGTCCGCGACGTCATGCCCGTCGACGGGATCGTCGCCTTGGACAACGGGATGTACAAGATCTGGTTCGCCCGCAATTACCGCACCACCAGGGCGAACACCTTGCTGCTCGACAATGCGCTGGCGACGATGGGCGCGGGGCTGCCTTCGGCGATCGGTGCGAAGCTGTCCTACCCCGAGCGTCGGGTGATGGCGGTCGTCGGCGACGGCGGATTCATGATGAACAGTCAGGAGATGGAGACCGCGGTGCGGCTGGGGCTGGACCTCGTCGTGCTCATCCTCGAAGACGACGCCTACGGCATGATCCGGTGGAAGCAGGAAGCCGATGGGATGCCTGACTTCGGGCTGACGTTCAACAACCCCGACTTCGTGAAGTACGCCGAATCGTACGGGGCGACCGGCACCCGCGTCGAGACTGTCGACGGCATTAGTGATGCCTTGGAGAACGCGTTCGCTGCCGGCGGCGTGCACGTCGTGGTCGTGCCCATCGACTACTCGGAGAACAAGCGCGTGCTCATCGATGAGTTGGGGAAGCGGTAA